In the Zingiber officinale cultivar Zhangliang chromosome 5A, Zo_v1.1, whole genome shotgun sequence genome, CTGGCCAGAACAGTATAAGCAAAAGCCGAAGGAAGAGACAAAGGGACTAGGGTCTAGTCAGTTAGacctgagcctccttcgactagacttggaggggaggcttgtgatacggtgtatAAAAGTGGGATCCGATAAGGCCAGGCGGACATAAGTCAAGGGggtgtggcagtcagaagtcaagagggcGTGATAATCAACAGCTAGGGGAAAGAAGGACTTAGACCGCCTGACGTCATCAGCAGTATAATTCTCGGTCGAGTACTAACAAATCAGGATCCCAGATCAGAGACATGAGATACGACCAGGAGTAAGCCTTGACCTCCCCCGACTGATCCGGTTTCCTTAACCCGATCTGCACAGACAGGCCTGGTACTTGCAGTAAGACAACTCCTGGTTGTCCCTTCGGTACTCTAAGCGTGAAAGATGGGACCCTCGTCGTAGCTCGTCTCCCTCATCAAGACTCGGGCCAGGCGCCACACCTTAACGGTCAACCCGAACTGCCCATAACTAAACCCGAGCGGGACAAAAGACACTAGGCGACAAcaatgtcagggaatcgtaaccgtctgtcagagaataactgtcataTGCGAGGAAATATTCCAATGGTCTACAGTCATTTGCGAATAGAACCTTCTCAATCCATAAGAGGGtgccacgtgtcctccatcactcgacaggtcctgacacccgacattctctgacagcgGTCAGACTTTGAAGGTACGcatggtcatataaaaagggagatcctcTCCTTTGCGCAGGTACGTGCACATTCACACTAGTCTTCTACAAttctttttccttcgtacactattcttATGGGGAAAAAgtatttgacttgagcgtcggagggcctgtgCCGGAGACTTTTTTCCTGATTTTTGGTCTCTAATgctccgtgtgcttgtctgagtgtgcgcaaatCCCAAGTACCGCCGATTTAATCACTGTCGCCCGTCAGCCCCTCGTGGGAGTTCATTTTCCTGGGCACACACGCTAAGGGTGTCCGCGTCGCCTCTCCATCAACACCAACGACATCTCAACTTGCCCTTATCTAACTCAGATTCTGGACAGAATCACTGATCAACTGACTTTCTTAATATCAAACCCAACTTTAGAGGTATCACCTTATTCGCCGTGTCAACTACAATGAATAATTAGCTATCTTATGTCTCTatgtagggatgtaaacgagctgaACCGAGccaaacagtattaggctcgagctcggctcatttaagttatattcgggctcgagctcggctcgacttTTATCACAagactcgagctcggctcgttttagaattatcaagctcgtgaacagttcgagctcagctcgttattagctcaattatcaaagttaacgagtctAACTCGTCAAGCGAGTTCGGGCTCATTTTCGGGCtcatttagagctcgtttttggctcgttttagagctaattttttggctcattttaaaactcattttaaggctcgttttagagctcatttttttagcTCGTTTTAGAGTACGTTTTTTTTgctcgttttaaggctcgtttttttgactcgcgagcctataaacgaaaatgttcgtgagctcacgaaccaaatatccttaagctcgagcttggctcgataaaactgtcgagttcgaaatcgagctcgaactcggctcgataagataaacgaatgaAGTTGAACGagctttttatcgaatcgagctccgaatagcttgcggaccgtttggttcatttacatccctatctCTATGTAGGGCATAACATAAATGACGCACTAAAAGACATATCATAACTAGGCTCGAAAGGAATGCTTCATCTGAACAAAATGAAGAAGAAATTGGACATGATTTGATGATTAAAATCGACAATATTGTCTTTTAATTGAAAAAGAATAAATGGAGTGTGTTTGTATTTAATCATTAATTTACCTTGCCAAATGGTGCCACCAGCTGCTGCAATGCTGCGATTCTGTCTCCCTGTTTCTCCTTTCTAaccttttgtttttttgtttgaaaaagaaaagaataatcaaagattaaactaaaaaaaactcaaaaatgcATCTGTGTTTCAACTCTATGTAGTCATTTTTCTCCAAGTTCATTTGTATATATACATACACACACCTttaaaggagagaaaggagagcgCAGGTCAAACCGAGACTTTCTGAGTGGTGGTGTTTGAGATGGTTTTTGTTCCCAAGTAGAATTGCATGCTCTGTTTTCTTCTGTCACTCCACTGATCAAAGAGTGCATATTCAAAGCATGCAGCTGTTAGAGACagaagttagcaagcaaactaaAGAGCAAGCAAACTAAACAGGGAGCTGATGAAATAAAATGAAGAATAATGGAGACCCCTCGTATAGTGCAGGTTTTGCATGAATATTGATGTAGTTCTTAAAAAAGATCGTAACTTTTTTGAAATAGAcctattatttctatattttccAGGTTAGAAATTTCCGCTGTACAACTTATACAAGATATATTTCCTTGATTCTCTAACAACGGGTTTACGGGGTTTTAGTGTCACGATAGGATATTCAGGTTGTCACTCAGGTACCCACGATTTGATCTCTACCTATAGcatttttctccaaatggggagCACAACCAAAGGATGCTAGGTTTCTGGGCTAGCCATCGTTtatgcttcccgatttaccctgatagccggtgggaaacttccgtagGGTCAGGCTGGTCACTCCCAGGGATAGttaatgaggctaactgggattatcattttcgGGGGCTAGAGCGAGCATAGTCACCTTTTGCCACCTTGATTCTCTGACAACGATTATATAAAATGTCAAACAAGGAATATTAAGATGTTGGATTGATGAGTCATTAATATGCTTTGATGGTAGGTCGGTCGAGTCCCCTCTAACGTCCGGTCGGACCTTATTCTCATACAGGGTTGGGTCGGCTAAGGAATGTTGACTATCTTGAGCACTCGGCCTCTCCGAGGACTCTGCCTCCTTGAGGACTCGACCTCCGTGAGGACTTAACCTCCTTGAGGACTCGGTTCTAAATTGAACTAAGATGACTCAAGGTTCCATCGAGCCAGGGGGGTTGGAATCTAATTGGACAAAAAGATCCGATCAACTGGACTATTCAGTCGAGCCATGTGACAGTGCTAGCCCCGAGTGTTGACCCTTCCTTGACTTTAATCGATACATAAGTTAGCTTTCTTGACTTCGACACCACTCTGGGGGCCCTACCTTATGTGTCCTATCATaagcctctccttcaagtctagtcgaatgaaGCTACAAGTTTAACTGACTAGACACTTATGTTTTTTGTTTTCTCATTTCCCGATCGGACACTCAGTTTAAGTTGATGTCATCCCCCCACGATTATACTTGCATCTCAAAAATAGGGCACATCACTCACAACTAAAGCTTAGTGCGGTAAGCACGTCTTTTGACCATAATGATGATTACCTATTCACATCCCAAATAAATACAGGCCATACTTTTATGCCACTTGTCACATGTCTGTAAAAAGAATATCGGAAGTGACGGACTACTATTAGGGTTTGATGTGATAGATGGTCATTCGAATTTAACGACCTTGATTTTTCCTCTCTCTCCCACTTCCTATAATCGGATAGCTCTGGTACATTGAGTATTACTAGGGTTTTTAAGGTTTTGAGCATTCCCTTCTACCCTTAtctatttttcattcttttttgcGACTTCTCTTTCAACCCTTCTTGTCGTCGCTTGTGCTTGCTTATGGTTTCCTCTCTCCgttgtaaatttatttttcacaTCTCCTTTAATTCCTTCTTCCATTTTTCATGGCCACTATTCCCCCTTCTGCCATCTCCGACCTTTAGTATACTTCAACTGGCTTGGACTTTAATAGTAGAAATGTGGCCAGATTTACCTCACCCATCACCTCTCCGACGACCACCACATCATTATACCTTCAGGCCATGATCGTTCCAATCTTCCTCCAGTAGGCTACATTACCCTTTTTAAATATCACTTTCTAGTCAGCCTTCGCTTTCCATCGCACCTCTTCTTTTTCAAAATCTCTCGATACTTTCACATTCCTCTCCAATAATTAGCCCTAACCTCCATCAAATTACTGTGTGGAGTCATCATTCTCTTTCAATTATGTCATATCTCTTTGATTCCCatgtctttcattatttttatgaTACCAAGAAATTTGAACCAGACATCTTTATTCTCTGATACGGTGCATGTTCGTGGGTCTATAAGATgaggtggtcagaagtcaagcttacgtggtggtcagaagtcaaacttacgtggaggtcagaagtcaggcttacgtggaggtcagaagtcaagcttacgtggaggtcagaagtcaaacttACGTGGCCTgggtcaaagtctcagctgacgggGCGGTCAAAGGATAGGAGTATAAGTAGGACAAGGGCCCGCCCCGATAGCGGTCAAAGACAGAGCCCACGGGCCAGGTACAGGTGAGgattgaacccacgagccaagcaaaggtaaaggaaagaaggcTCTGGGCGTAGAATAAACTGTtgaagtgtatactgaaagcctaagctttgtaaacattcattatgaataaagaatcacatttggtcaaattgtctacatttgtttgtagttgttcatttagtttatattgtagataacatagtatgtggtgtcacatgcagaagatgatgttatcagtaccttataaattataaacagtagctcacgaccaaaatggaaaggaacaaaccattagaaggttgtagtgtaattaggtattagtttatcttgactatataattatactagtacactcagagtgtattgagtaggaccatttgaggtcgtttcttttatactgactttataaaggaacaaagacatcggttattatggaagtgtgtgctcttaatcctaatataataacaagcacatatatttgatatttatttctttaatttatcaatgggtgagatttagttcgttgaatcaataagcccgataagttgggaaattgtatcacttatagtgtgtgttgttgattataaaaggaaactgtgtcctagagatactaggttgataatgtcctcaagaggagctcataaggattgtcatgttaaaccctacaggtggacttagtccgacatgacgatgaagttgagtggtactactcttggagctagatattaattaagtgagttgtcagtaacttacttaattagtggacattcgatatcttaaacacagggagactaacacactcataataagaaggagcccaaaaatgtaatttgggattggtgcggtagttcaataatagttctctagtggaatgaattattattgataaaattaagttgtgtgttcggggcgaacacgggatgcttaattttatcgggagaccaaaaccaattcctcctctcggtccctatcgtagtctcttatttatagagtactatacccacctatacccaccttctatacccaccaataggggtcgaccaagccgaccaagctagtagggcctaggtataaattgggtggccggccctagcttgaacccaagctagtggggccggccaaattaaatttaaaagagattttaattttaatttttattatgtggaagaaataatttattaaagagaattaaaattaaaatatctctcttgtaaaagatctacaaaagattaaagaaagagattagatctctttccttatttgtagattggtgagatattttattttctctttaaaattatccacatgttgataaaattaaaattatagaaatttccttttatcaaccatgaagagatttttaaagagaaattttatattttaaaatttccggaaacaaattaggaagttttaatttgttgattaaaacttgtctaatttgtttatcttgatgtggccggccaatatagattaaattgggaaattttattttattttttctcaattaaatcatgtcaagggaattgaggaaattttattgtaattaaatttcctaatttgcctaagccaaggaatataaaagaaggggtgagggtgccttcacaagacacaacctctattattctccctctcctattctttggtgtggccggccaacatcttctccctttcttcctctttgtggtggccgaaattctctattgcttggagctcttgtggaggccggatactacttggagaagaaaaagaagaaggagagaaagcttgcttctcttggagcttggttggtgtttttcttcttccttggtgaagctttaatttttgtggccgaacctagctaggaggagaagaagatggttggtggtttctcatctcggaagatcgttgcccacacaacgtccgaggttagaagaggaatacggtagaagatcaagaggtttttctacaaggtataactagtaatttttctttccgcatcatactagttatttatggaaataataccaaatacaagaggcttacgttctagaatttcgaatatgtttttcgatgttgtgttcttttgtttttttcttttccttgtgatttgattgttcttttcggttaacctaaagttattttaggaaattaaatattagatttctataaaaggttttgtctagtcggtggtggtttttgtctagtcggtggtggttgctcccatatccaagaaggccgtgtgcctcgccacgtcagtactgggaaccaattatggaaattaatatttaatggaattaataacttaaggtgatttgggtcgaacgtgttaagttccgcaggagatccaagtcaaaacctaaaagaacaaatagattaagttttggatcaaacgtgttaagttccgcgggcgatccaaaatttaatttaaaagaacacatggtagctaggaaaaggttcagatctttgtacaaaatttttgtacagtggaacccctaggctttccgagtagcaaccaacataaacagaCCTGGcgcacaggtcgggacgtacgagCCAGAGATAACGGTAAACAGAAGCAGGTTGGGAAACATACCGGTCGTTCaagtcgggacatacaagccaagaATAATGACAAATGGAAACAGGTTGGGAAACAAACCTAGCgttcaggtcgggacatacaagccaaggataatggTAAACcgaagcaggtcgggaaacagaccggtCGTTCaagtcgggacatacaagccaagaATAATGGCAAACGAaaacaggtcgggaaacagacctgacattcaggtcggaacatacaagccaaggataatagTAAACacaagcaggtcgggaaacagacttGGCGTTCAGGTTGAGATGTACAAACCAAGGGTAAtggtaaacagaagcaggtcaggaAACAGACCTGGCGTTCAGGTCGGGACATATAAGCTAAGGATAGCAGTgaatagaagcaggtcgggaaacagacctaatgtgcaggtcggaacgtgcgAGCCATGGATTACAGTAGACCAATGCAGGTCAGGAAACAGATCGGTCGAGCATGCCGGAACGTGCAAGCCATGGATTACTGTAGACAAATGCATGTCAGGAAACAGACCGGTCGGGGCAGGTCAGAACGTGCAAACTATGGATTACTGTAGACAAATGCAGGTCAGGAAACAGACCGGTCggacaggtcggaacgtacaagccatggattgCAGGGGATCGAAGCAGGTCATGATGTAGACCTAGCACTTAGGCACTACAAGacaaacaagccaaggaatcgtaaccgcttgtcagagaatgtcagagaacaatcaacgtgtcagggaatatgctaacagtcagGGCTCGCTACGTCTTTGGTTTTGCCGCTAGCCTATTAGGAAGAGCCACGTGtcaatcaccgccagacaaagtctgacagccgacattccctgacgcTTGCCAGGCCCCAGAGATAGCTGtcgcagtataaaaagggatgatttgtcccttatgcaggtacgctcactcgttaTTTCTCAccagtctttacttttcgtcctttctctgtattTTCTGGGaaaaaaatacctgacttgaacgtcggagggcctgacccggggactttttccttggtttttggtctctaacgattcgtgggctcgtctgagtgtgcgcagagcgacAACATCATCATCCTGGTCATCTTtcttcgtcagccgcccgtgcgaACCTTTCCAAGGGGTACCAGGTAGATCCAACGCttcagcgactttccgtcaacttccagtCCATCAAGGTCCGCCTCCATTTAACTCAGCTTCCAGACGGGATCAAATTTTAAACCCGAACAGGCTCTGTATTTTTAGAGAAAATGCATCTTCCAACAAATGTTAAAAATCTCATTACTTTCTCTCTCCGACCCGTTCCTCTTGTATCATTTCCGTTCGACTGACCGATGTAATTGTCTTTTGTGCTAGAAATGGATGAATTTCAATGGGAGGCCATGTATACCACCGTCTCATATATCAACATCCACAAACTATTTTTAGAGGTCGTCTCATATATCTTAGGACTAAGTCTCATTTGAGCTCTTACCACTTCAATAAGAAATTCAGCCCCttataatatatttaattgatttttttattattttacagtcgaaattaataataaatatgatTGTGATGGTAATCTAAATAGTTATTCCGTTCATGCACTACCGATCGGAACAGGCGTGTAGAAGCGTTGCATGGCTTCGGCGATCTTCTGCATATGCGCCGGCGAGGTGAAGTCGTCGTGCAGGAAGAACTGTGTGATCCTCGCGTGCTCAAACATCAACCTCCGGCAGCTGCGCGGCACCAAGCTCGGCTTTAGACTCTCGTGCACCAGCTCGTCGAACGCCGCCTCCATCTTCGCCTCTACGTGGCCCAACGCTTCCTCCACCGTGCAGCTGCTCTCTTTCATGCTCAAGGCCACAGCGTTGTTCCCATCTGGCACCAGCGAGTTCTGCATGCGCCAAATTAAAACAATTAGTAAGTGATCAGTTTAATTCGATAACTCGAGAAAGCATGCAGTTACTCTATCGAATCCGATTAATTCAATGCCATACGTTGTGCATTTGGACATCGATGTACAGTCTCAAGAACTCGGAGAGTTGATCCTGGAGTCTGGATTTCTCGTTCAAGCAAAGCAGATCCAAATCCTTGAGACGCTCTCCCATCAGAAACACGGAAGGCAGTAATCTGACGGCCACGCCCAATTCGCTCTTGCCAAGGTCGATGTACTCCTTCAATGAGTGCTCCACGCTTTGTCCTCCTAATTTAGTCTCCCTAAGTTTCATGTACACCTCCATCTGTTTCTTCCTCTGTTGTCATTATTTCACCAAGGAATTTCAGTTAATTATTTAACTCTAATTAAGAATGattaaaatgaaaaactaaaagtttCTTGTAATTAATAGTAACTTACGAGTTCATGGAAGTAGGGGAACACATCCTTCCCTTGGACTTTACTGGCTTCCCCTGCTAATTCATTCAGAGTCTCATACAAAACATTGAATGTTGTTTTCAATTGAGCTGGAAGTGAAAGAGCCAGCGAGGGATTCCACCTGTAAATTAAATAAATCACAAGATAATTAGTCAGTGATTTCATtccacatcaaattaattaaacagTATTCAGAAAGGGCAGCATCCAGCATGATTCCCACTACTTACTCTTCAACTGCTTGGCACAGCAACTTCAAGTCCTCAGTGGATTTATGTTTGTAAAACAGATCTGCGAGAACATTTTCAATGGAATTGAACTTGGTGTAGGCTATTCTGCTCGTAGCAAACTCTGGCTCAGAGAGTGTAGAAGCGATAGCGAAGTGAAGCTGCTCAGGGGACAGAGAGGCAGCTTCTAGTCCATAGCTATTCCACCAACTGTTAAATTAACCATATATACTTGTTAGGGTTCTTACTGCTTCAAAGCCCAAAAATgaaagaataaaattaattaagcagTTAGCGCAACATACTCTGCAATGGAATCCGTCTCCTTCTTGTATATTGCTTGCAGCCTGTTGAACTCCAACTTGGAAAGTTGTAGGTACTTCGGATTTGTCACATTGTATATCCTAAATATCGAGGCGTACACAAGTCgcttaattttctaaattttgaaGGGGAGTAATTGATTAACAAAGCAGAATTAACAATTGATTGTTACTCACAGGTAGATGGTCTTGGCGAGCCAAACATCGCTGTCTCCATAATGCTCAAGGTATTCCCTGGCATCAAGTC is a window encoding:
- the LOC121983269 gene encoding bifunctional levopimaradiene synthase, chloroplastic-like: MHSVHTTLLYTLEALQEVVQWDKILKLQSADGSFLSSASSTAAVYMKTGDKKCLEFLQSVLDRFGDNLPCQYPIDLFERIWAVDTIARLGIDHLFKKEIIETLDYVYKYAGKQGVSWGRDNTVPDVDDTCMALRLMRLYGYPVSSDLIEFFRDDDGNFICFPGQTHRGVSDMFNLYRFSQVAFPGEKILKEAESFVETYLKDCVKNNNVDDKWSCKKALGKEVARGLEYPWRRSFPRLDAREYLEHYGDSDVWLAKTIYLIYNVTNPKYLQLSKLEFNRLQAIYKKETDSIADWWNSYGLEAASLSPEQLHFAIASTLSEPEFATSRIAYTKFNSIENVLADLFYKHKSTEDLKLLCQAVEEWNPSLALSLPAQLKTTFNVLYETLNELAGEASKVQGKDVFPYFHELRKKQMEVYMKLRETKLGGQSVEHSLKEYIDLGKSELGVAVRLLPSVFLMGERLKDLDLLCLNEKSRLQDQLSEFLRLYIDVQMHNNSLVPDGNNAVALSMKESSCTVEEALGHVEAKMEAAFDELVHESLKPSLVPRSCRRLMFEHARITQFFLHDDFTSPAHMQKIAEAMQRFYTPVPIGSA